The following are encoded together in the Bradyrhizobium sp. CCGUVB1N3 genome:
- a CDS encoding asparagine synthase-related protein has protein sequence MSASPELRRAGLETVCGGIDAICATEFRSYLPDDILVKVDRATILTSLEVRASLLDDRIVEFAFWAVAWKVQSRERPKKDYFACACTALATSRL, from the coding sequence ATGTCGGCTAGCCCGGAACTTCGCCGCGCTGGATTGGAAACAGTCTGCGGTGGCATAGATGCGATTTGTGCCACGGAGTTCCGCAGCTACTTACCCGACGACATTCTCGTCAAAGTCGATCGGGCGACCATACTCACATCCCTGGAGGTGCGCGCGTCCCTCCTGGATGATCGAATCGTTGAGTTTGCTTTTTGGGCAGTTGCCTGGAAGGTTCAAAGTCGAGAACGACCGAAGAAAGATTATTTTGCGTGCGCTTGCACAGCGCTGGCTACCTCCCGACTTTAA
- a CDS encoding asparagine synthase-related protein has protein sequence MIESLSLLFGQLPGRFKVENDRRKIILRALAQRWLPPDFNSHRKQGFSLCTNGSRNLGNRSRTISSRPARHFSTNDYWRAFCQDCGRQSAEVTVYFSS, from the coding sequence ATGATCGAATCGTTGAGTTTGCTTTTTGGGCAGTTGCCTGGAAGGTTCAAAGTCGAGAACGACCGAAGAAAGATTATTTTGCGTGCGCTTGCACAGCGCTGGCTACCTCCCGACTTTAATAGTCACCGAAAGCAGGGTTTCTCCCTTTGCACGAATGGTTCCAGGAACCTTGGAAACCGCTCGCGGACGATCTCATCGCGACCAGCTCGCCACTTTTCGACAAACGATTATTGGCGCGCTTTCTGTCAAGACTGCGGTCGACAGAGCGCGGAAGTCACCGTCTATTTCAGCTCATGA